The Nitrospira tepida genome includes a window with the following:
- a CDS encoding type II toxin-antitoxin system VapC family toxin, giving the protein MFVVDTNVLVYAADEDAPGHARCRQLLEEWRSQRSAWYTTWGVLYEFLRIATHPRVLRMPWTASKAWTFVDALLGSAALSLLVETDRHAAIVEEVLRDVPHLNGNVVHDAHTAILMKEHGIRRIYTRDTDFHRFPFLEVIDPLTIKPA; this is encoded by the coding sequence TGGTGTATGCCGCGGACGAGGATGCCCCTGGGCATGCACGTTGCCGGCAGCTCCTCGAGGAGTGGCGTTCTCAGCGGTCCGCATGGTACACCACCTGGGGTGTGCTGTATGAGTTCCTCCGAATCGCAACACATCCCCGCGTCCTGCGAATGCCATGGACCGCGAGCAAGGCTTGGACCTTTGTCGACGCCCTGCTCGGCTCGGCGGCGCTGAGTCTCTTAGTGGAAACCGACCGTCACGCCGCCATCGTCGAAGAGGTCCTCCGGGATGTTCCGCATCTTAATGGGAACGTGGTTCACGACGCCCATACGGCCATCTTGATGAAGGAACACGGCATACGCCGCATCTATACGCGCGACACCGACTTTCACCGCTTCCCATTCCTGGAGGTCATCGACCCGTTGACGATCAAGCCAGCTTGA